GCGGTTATGCCTTCGAGTATCTCGCGGATCGACGCTCCCTGCCATGAATCACCTTCCAGTGAGCGGTGGAGTTGGTCGACAATCCCTTCAATTCCTCTCATGTCTCGATTTCTCTTCCGATACTCACGATGCTCGAAAACCGAATAGCCACTTTCTGCACCAGCGAAAAGATCCAACTCTTCATTGCATGCTGGTGATTGATTTATCGGCCAGTATCTTTTACGGGCCGCGGATCAGGAAACATTACTACTAATTTCGTAATACCTTAATTTTATCAGCGAATGACTTTAAAGTTGATATTGTATATTGTTCCTCGCATTTTTTCCATTCTTCGTTTCCTGCGAATGCTACAACTCCAAACAATGGTATAACAGTACAAATAATTAACAATCCTATTGTTACCTTTATGGAAAGAATTAGAATTAATAGAGTTGATGTAATTCCACCTCGTAAAAGGACATATTCGTAGAGAATAAATCGCGTTTTCCCCTTCTTACGTATCTTCTCCCAATTTGATACACGTCTTTTACGCGCCATAATTTCTGAATAAAGAATCAATGCAATTAAAATAAATCCAATTATATTAAATCTCAGGGTAGAATAATTTAATCCCTGTTTCCAATTTAGTATTGAAAAGAAAACAATTGCAACAATAACTTGGATGATGAACGACGCTCTTTTCATATAACATGCCTAAAAGTAATATTTTACAGTATCAGTTCCCAATAGCCAACATCGACCCATTGACCTAATTTATAACCTACTTCTTTTAAATGAGCAACCTTTTGAAATCCAAAATTTTCACACAATGCAATACTTGCTTGATTTGGTAATGCGATTCCGCATATCACACTATGAATTGATCTTTCTCTCAGAACCTTCAATAACTCCTCTTTCAAGATCGTACCTATTCCTTTCCTGACATAATCAGAATCGATATATGTACCAGTTTCAACTGAATAGCGATATGCCGATCTTTCCTTCCATTTACTCGCATAGGTGTAGCCAATCACTCTTCCGTTTTCTTCATACACCAACCATGGATAATTCTGTGTGATATTTTTTATACGGGACACCATTTCGTCTTCTTCTAACGGCGTCTCCTCAAAAGTAATTCTGGTACCTGCAATATATTTATTGTAGATACGACATATATCACCAGTATCAGATTCTTTCACTTGTCTTATCATAATTTTCCTCATAACATAATTTATACATGAGTTTGTGCTCTATTGGATCTCCGCTCCGCCAAAGAATTGTTCATCAGACTGCAATGGACTTATCAAGCGGACAAGCCGGCAGGAGAGTTGCTGGTGAGACGACTCGTTATTATTTACGATTCTCTCTTACTTCTTCTAACTCCATCATTGTTCGCCACACTGCAACCCACTTATCAGAAATGCATTGAAACACCCAAAGGTCTCTACCCTTTGATCGTTCCTGATACTTCGCTCGTTCATATAGCATCTCGAATTGGAAACTCACAACAGCACAATCTCCAATTACGTTTATTTGTTCATTGCTCTCCCTATATTCAAGAACTCGCGCATTTGTACAGAATTCGACAAAACTTGCGAGAAGTGCATCGCGTCCTGTTACCTCGCCTGAAAATCCAGGAAAATTCATGACAATATCGGAATGTAAGTATTGCGACATTTCAAGAGGAGCATTGGATCGCCATGCTTGGTTTATTGCAGAAATCACTTTATGCGCTTTGAGTTTTGAGTCTTCCATTTTACCTCCATCGTGATATGTTCTTTACACTACTAAACAGATGATCGCTCCGCCAACCTGCCCGCCATGCGTTCCCGCCCGAACGACTGTTCAGTCGTGCGGGCTGGCGGGAGAGCCGCTGGTTAGGTTGCACATTAAAACAATATTCTTTGATGTATGTTAGAAGATGGAAATTGTATGAGAAATGTATTAAGCGTAACGGGTGATGAGTAGGTTCACTCCTTGATAAGATTGTCTTTCTTAACACCATCTTCGCTTGGCAGCATATTTCGTGTTTCAGCTGATTTCGTCTTCAGTCTGGGTCCTTCTTGCATAAGATTGGGTAGTGTAACAAAATTGCTTTGTTCTATCTGAAAAGTTGAAAACACAACATTATTGTTGCTAAAACCGATTTGGGACTCAAGTTTGAAAGAGATTGACATAGCTTAAACTCCTTTTAAATTAGTGCGCCATCCTTCAAAGAGCACATCCATATAAAATTGTGTTGGCAATCCTGCAATGTATAGCGGGAGACCTGGAACTATTGGCTGAATATTATTTAATCCCGTCTGAACATTAGGATTAACTACTCCTGGATAAGTCTGAGTAATCATTGAAATACGCAAATCCGATTCGTATGTCCATGATTTTTGAGTTGTCTCAACATATCCACGAATATATGACTTCTGCAATTGTTGTTGCTGTCCTAAATCACTTAACAAATTTTGTGGTGTTCTTAGTTCCAAAGCGTCACTGTACTTCTGAAAAATATTCCAAATGAGATCGTGCTCAACTTTTTCTGGAAATTTTACTCCTTTTCCAAAAATCTTTTGTGCATCACGTCTGTTAACCGCGTGTGTATGTGAGTATAATTTCTCAGTCAACGTCGATACAATGGTCGATATTTTTTTCTTATCCTCGTTCTTGAGATGAAGTCTAAGTAGTTTTTCTGCTATCATGCGAATTTGCGTGTGTACTCTTTGCACATGACCAAGTGAAAGCGGATGAATCTGCGAAGTTAATTGTTTGAAAACCTCCAATATATGGTCAGGTGAAGTAAGCTTGACTTTTTCATTTTCCTTTGCAAAACTGAAATATGAGGTAACGTCTTCTACACTGATACCTTTTCTCTTATCCTTGACAAGTTCATCCACAGGATTAAATGGGTTACCTGTGGTGGGATCGACCGAAGTTAGCTCTGCAGCTTCACACATTACTATTTCATGGGCTCCCATTGCTATGAGTGTACCAGCGCTATGCGCACGAAAAGGTACAAGTACACAAAACTTGGATTTTGCAAACTCTCTGATCAGAGATACGATAGGATAAACGACATCAACTGCACCACCTCTTGTGTATAAAAACAAGTCAATATTTTCTGTTGGTCCAATAGTCTGTAGTGCCTCATAAATTACGGGCACTACATTTGGCTCAACACTATGAGCAAGCTCCAAACCAGGTCCTCCCGTTGGCCGATCTCCAGTTATGTATGTAAGAATACGAGAAGAACGTTTTTGTTCCAATTCTTGTATAGCAGCCTTACGTACATCAAATGGCGTCATTGCCTGCTGACCGGGATTTTGTGTAGTTGTCATGGCATTAAAACTTTACCAAAAAATAGGGACAATGTCAATGTCCCCCAATAACCATCAATATTAAGCATTTTTATGCTATGTGCCGCCTAACGGATGGCGGCTAAGCTGCCGCACTGATAACTTTCATAATGTACTAAACGAAACAAGTTCATGCTAAAAATTTTATTATTAAGAACCGAAACCTATGCAAGCCATGCTTAACGTACCACGCTCATCCGGTCAGCTTGAGTTGCTGGTTGGGCAACATACCATCTATTGAATTGCAGAAATAATTGTTCCCAAAACAACTATCAAAAATCCAGTTATTTGTCCTCTAATTCCGCCAACAGCCACATCTGTTATGAGTGTCTTTAACTCAGAACTCGTGGTATTTATGGAAGCTATTTTTTCTTGGAAGTCCACTTTTTGTTCATTCATTTTTTTGTGAAAATCGTTTATGCAATTATCTAGCGCATTCTCCAGATAGCTTAATTGTCTTTCTAGGAATGCAACCTTATCGGACAATTCGGTATAATTGTGACTAACTGTAGCATTAGCTTGCATACCTGCCGATGTCATCTCAACTGTCCCAGTTATTGCTACAATGTTCTTTTTGGACCAGAAAGGAAATGATTTAAATAATTCGATTGTTTCTCTCTTAATTGCTTGTACAATTGTCTGACCCTTGAATCCTCGAAGGTTCGTATCTATCGACCAGACAAGTTGGAAGCCACCAATTATTTGAAGGGCTACACCATACCAATTGTTGAAGGACGATTCTTGCGCAGCTAAATAGGATCGCAGAATAAAATACATTATCAATACTGACGGTAAAGGTAGTAATGGCAATATACGTTTTCGAAACCAATCAAAGTATTTTTTCATTTTCTTCCCGTGGTATGTTGTCTAACATCTAATTAGATAGATTTTGTCTATCTTTTGTTCTTATAAGCGTTCAACAAAGACTCTAACCTTTCGGTCTATTAACATCATCGTATGTTTGGAAAAACACTTAATTAGGTAAATCTGCACACGCTGCTCCCGGTGTGCACATTATATCGGAGAACTGGTTTTAATCTACAAACGTGAGGTGAGAAATGCAAACTGGAACATTGAGGTGCTGAAACAATCC
The genomic region above belongs to Ignavibacteriales bacterium and contains:
- a CDS encoding GNAT family N-acetyltransferase — encoded protein: MIRQVKESDTGDICRIYNKYIAGTRITFEETPLEEDEMVSRIKNITQNYPWLVYEENGRVIGYTYASKWKERSAYRYSVETGTYIDSDYVRKGIGTILKEELLKVLRERSIHSVICGIALPNQASIALCENFGFQKVAHLKEVGYKLGQWVDVGYWELIL
- a CDS encoding nuclear transport factor 2 family protein produces the protein MEDSKLKAHKVISAINQAWRSNAPLEMSQYLHSDIVMNFPGFSGEVTGRDALLASFVEFCTNARVLEYRESNEQINVIGDCAVVSFQFEMLYERAKYQERSKGRDLWVFQCISDKWVAVWRTMMELEEVRENRK